In Paenibacillus hexagrammi, the following are encoded in one genomic region:
- a CDS encoding polyketide synthase dehydratase domain-containing protein, whose product MNEQFLIGTDNPILGNHKVFGQALLPGLAYIDMLYQLFRENGFDYRELELRDVTIYNPLIVEHDRSVMLHVQVAEVQKGQWKIRIEGQEQVNGKLALEKKTLYQR is encoded by the coding sequence ATGAATGAACAATTTCTTATCGGCACCGATAATCCAATACTTGGTAACCATAAGGTGTTTGGTCAGGCTTTACTGCCTGGCTTGGCTTATATCGATATGTTGTATCAACTTTTCCGCGAAAATGGTTTTGACTATCGAGAGCTTGAACTTCGTGATGTAACGATTTATAACCCTTTAATTGTGGAGCATGACCGTAGTGTCATGCTTCATGTTCAAGTCGCGGAAGTTCAAAAAGGACAGTGGAAGATTCGGATCGAAGGTCAGGAACAAGTGAATGGCAAGTTAGCATTGGAAAAAAAAACATTATATCAGCGCTGA